The Coffea arabica cultivar ET-39 chromosome 1e, Coffea Arabica ET-39 HiFi, whole genome shotgun sequence genome has a window encoding:
- the LOC113703698 gene encoding protein argonaute 4-like, which translates to MDSSEQEKNGVTEGKNGAPEPDALPPPPPVPPNVTPIKAEQEPAKKRLRVPMARRGLGTKGQKIQLLTNHFKVAVKNVDGQFFHYSVALFYEDGRPVDGKGIGRRVLDRVQETYDTELAGKEFAYDGEKSLFTVGPLPRNKLEFTVVLEDVTSNRNTGNSSPGGHESPNDGDRKRLRRPYQSKTFKVEISFAAKIPMQAIGNALRGQETENSQEALRVLDIILRQHAAKQGCLLVRQSYFHNEPRNFADVGGGVLGCRGFHSSFRTTQGGLSLNIDVSTTMIIQPGPVVDFLIANQNARDPYSIDWVKAKRVLKNLRVKTSPTNQEYKITGLSEKPCKDQMFSLKQRSRDDDGEVQTVEVSVYEYFVNYRNIELRYSGDLPCINVGKPKRPTYFPIELCALVSLQRYTKALSTFQRASLVEKSRQKPQERMSTLTTALKINNYDEEPLLRSCSITISRNFTEVDGRVLPAPRLKFGNGEDFFPRNGRWNFNNKRLLQPAKIEKWAIVNFSARCDIRGLVRDFMKCGEMKGIDVESPFDVFEENQQYRRAPPLVRVEKMFEEIQAKLPGAPKFLLCLLPERKNCDLYAPWKKKNLSEYDIVTQCMAPTRVNDQYLTNLLLKVNAKLGGLNSLLAVEHSPSIPVVSKVPTLILGMDVSHGSPGQSDIPSIAAVVSSRQWPLISKYRASVRTQSPKLEMIDTLYKRVSDTEDDGILREALLDFYVSSGKRKPDQIIIFRDGVSESQFNQVLNIELDQIIEACKFLDENWSPKFVVIVAQKNHHTKFFQPNAPENVPPGTIIDNKVCHPKNYDFYLCAHAGMIGTTRPTHYHVLLDEVGFSPDDLQELVHSLSYVYQRSTTAISVVAPICYAHLAATQLGQWMKFEDTSETSSSHGGVSHAGSVPVPQLPRLKENVCNSMFFC; encoded by the exons ATGGATTCATCTGAACAAGAGAAGAATGGTGTTACAGAAGGAAAAAATGGGGCTCCTGAGCCTGACGCTTTGCCACCTCCCCCTCCAGTTCCTCCAAATGTTACCCCTATCAAGGCTGAACAAGAACCTGCCAAGAAAAGGCTTCGAGTTCCAATGGCAAGACGTGGCCTGGGAACCAAAGGCCAAAAGATTCAACTGCTAACTAATCATTTTAAAGTGGCTGTGAAGAATGTTGATGGCCAGTTCTTTCACTACAGC GTTGCACTTTTCTATGAAGATGGTCGGCCTGTGGATGGAAAGGGTATTGGTAGACGAGTCCTCGATAGGGTACAGGAGACCTATGACACTGAATTAGCTGGTAAGGAGTTTGCTTATGATGGAGAGAAGAGTTTATTTACCGTTGGCCCTTTACCACGAAACAAGCTTGAGTTTACAGTTGTGCTTGAGGATGTTACTTCAAacag GAACACCGGAAATTCTAGCCCGGGGGGCCATGAAAGTCCAAATGATGGTGACAGAAAAAGGTTAAGGAGGCCATATCAATCTAAGACTTTTAAAGTGGAGATAAGCTTTGCTGCCAAGATTCCCATGCAAGCAATTGGAAATGCATTACGTGGACAGGAGACAGAGAACTCTCAGGAAGCCTTGCGAGTACTGGATATCATCTTGAGGCAGCATGCAGCAAAACA GGGTTGCCTGCTTGTTCGCCAATCTTACTTTCATAATGAGCCGAGGAATTTTGCTGATGTTGGAGGCGGTGTTCTTGGTTGTCGTGGATTTCACTCTAGCTTCCGAACCACTCAGGGCGGCTTGTCTTTAAATATTG ACGTCTCTACAACCATGATAATCCAGCCTGGGCCAGTGGTTGACTTCTTAATAGCCAACCAGAATGCGAGAGATCCATATTCCATTGACTGGGTTAAG GCCAAACGGGTACTAAAGAACTTGAGGGTGAAGACTAGTCCAACAAATCAAGAATACAAAATAACAGGGTTGAGTGAAAAACCATGCAAGGATCAGAT GTTTTCGCTGAAGCAAAGAAGCAGGGATGATGATGGTGAGGTTCAAACTGTAGAAGTGTCTGTCTATGAGTATTTTGTCAACTACCGGAATATAGAATTGCGCTATTCTGGTGATCTTCCTTGTATAAATGTTGGAAAACCAAAACGGCCTACATACTTCCCTATTGAG CTATGCGCTTTGGTGTCCTTGCAACGTTATACAAAAGCCCTGTCCACCTTCCAAAGAGCTTCCTTAGTGGAGAAGTCAAGGCAAAAGCCCCAAGAGAGGATGAGTACTTTGACTACT GCTCTGAAAATCAACAATTATGATGAGGAGCCTCTTCTTCGTTCGTGTAGCATTACCATCAGCAGAAATTTCACTGAGGTTGATGGTCGAGTCCTTCCAGCTCCAAGG ttgaaatttggaaatggagaagatttctTCCCTCGAAATGGAAGGTGGAACTTTAATAACAAG AGACTACTTCAACCTGCTAAGATTGAAAAGTGGGCCATAGTGAACTTCTCTGCACGCTGTGATATTCGTGGCCTTGTCAGAGATTTCATGAAATGTGGGGAAATGAAAGGAATT GATGTGGAATCCccatttgatgtatttgaagagAATCAGCAATACAGACGAGCACCCCCTCTTGTAAGGGTGGAAAAGATGTTTGAAGAGATTCAGGCTAAACTTCCAGGGGCACCTAAGTTCCTTTTGTGTCTCCTTCCAGAGAGGAAAAACTGTGATCTCTATG CTCCTTGGAAAAAGAAGAATTTGTCTGAGTATGATATTGTTACTCAATGCATGGCTCCTACCAGAGTTAATGACCAGTATCTTACAAACCTTCTCCTTAAGGTCAATGCAAAG CTTGGTGGATTAAACTCTCTGTTAGCTGTTGAACATTCTCCTTCAATCCCTGTAGTATCCAAGGTTCCAACCCTAATTCTTGGAATGGATGTTTCGCATGGCTCTCCTGGACAGTCTGATATCCCATCTATTGCTGCA GTTGTCAGCTCGAGACAGTGGCCGCTAATTTCAAAATATAGAGCATCTGTGCGTACGCAATCCCCAAAGCTTGAGATGATTGATACCCTTTACAAACGTGTTTCAGACACTGAGGATGACGGGATCCTTCG GGAAGCTTTGCTTGATTTCTATGTAAGCTCTGGCAAAAGAAAGCCTGATCAGATTATTATATTCAG GGATGGGGTCAGCGAGTCGCAGTTCAATCAAGTTCTGAACATTGAACTGGATCAAATTATTGAG GCTTGCAAGTTTCTTGATGAGAATTGGTCTCCAAAATTTGTGGTCATTGTGGCTCAAAAGAATCACCATACGAAGTTCTTCCAGCCTAATGCACCAGAAAATGTTCCCCCAG GGACGATAATTGATAATAAAGTATGTCATCCCAAGAACTATGACTTCTACCTGTGCGCTCATGCTGGCATGATT GGAACCACAAGACCCACCCACTATCATGTTCTGTTAGATGAAGTGGGGTTCTCACCAGATGATCTCCAGGAGCTTGTACATTCCCTGTCATATGT GTACCAGAGGAGCACTACTGCCATCTCTGTGG TTGCTCCAATATGCTATGCCCATTTGGCTGCTACCCAGCTGGGGCAATGGATGAAGTTTGAAGACACATCAGAGACCTCTTCAAGCCATGGTGGGGTGTCTCATGCTGGTTCTGTCCCTGTTCCCCAGTTGCCGCGCCTGAAGGAAAACGTCTGCAATTCGATGTTCTTTTGTTGA